Proteins from a single region of Juglans microcarpa x Juglans regia isolate MS1-56 chromosome 5S, Jm3101_v1.0, whole genome shotgun sequence:
- the LOC121267667 gene encoding scoulerine-9-O-methyltransferase 1-like, translated as MDVGGGIGTTLPKITSTYPHVRGLNFDLPHVIDAAPKLPGVKHVAGDMFKSIPNAQTILLQCILHNWDDEHCKKLLRNCWEALPQEGKVIIVEMAISEELENNVEAKDILMEDFFMMLLTNGGKKRTLAEFKDLGKAVGFTKVDIFPMPHWSVHVIEFHK; from the exons ATGGATGTGGGGGGCGGCATTGGAACCACTCTTCCAAAGATAACCTCTACGTATCCACACGTTCGTGGATTGAACTTTGATCTGCCCCATGTAATTGATGCTGCTCCCAAGCTCCCAG GTGTAAAGCATGTGGCTGGAGATATGTTCAAATCGAtcccaaatgcccaaacaatTTTATTGCAG TGTATACTCCATAACTGGGATGATGAGCATTGCAAGAAGTTGTTGAGAAATTGCTGGGAAGCATTACCACAAGAGGGAAAGGTGATAATCGTGGAAATGGCAATCTCTGAAGAATTGGAAAACAATGTCGAGGCAAAGGACATTCTAATGGAAGACTTCTTTATGATGCTCCTAACAAATGGAGGTAAAAAGCGAACACTAGCAGAATTCAAGGATCTGGGAAAAGCTGTAGGGTTTACTAAAGTGGACATCTTCCCAATGCCTCATTGGTCAGTTCATGTTATAGAGTTTCATAAGTAA